One window of Hydractinia symbiolongicarpus strain clone_291-10 chromosome 3, HSymV2.1, whole genome shotgun sequence genomic DNA carries:
- the LOC130636006 gene encoding uncharacterized protein LOC130636006 isoform X1 gives MRGKFPVRTLETLKENLAKFRDSGGNLKNAKFNYNVIDDPLFNIPIDQASLPGLHISLGCFLKFFTMFEDKCHSVDIALATKMANANQKTQEEEFNKFIALTSEIDLLEKNIEDCDEKIQLINDTIIAAVMRDPNNEDKIKNMYQLRIEHFEAKKIEKTNRIEELKEANNFKKTDGPCVQAVDAILNKLNIKRQAYYGGSFIGNHVNKMLEPNNFIQMCNILPITVTKLGYNGSDIHADAILHAENFKQLFLHYSKCHKTLNTREVMNQDKIENFGRYII, from the exons ATGCGTGGAAAATTTCCTGTAAGAACCCTGGAAACTTTGAAGGAGAATTTAGCAAAATTTAGAGACTCTGGTGGCAATTTGAAGAATGCAAAATTCAACTACAATGTAATTGATGACCCACTTTTTAACATTCCAATTGACCAG GCATCTTTACCTGGACTACACATTTCCTTgggatgttttttaaaattttttacaatgTTTGAAGATAAATGCCACAGTGTGGACATCGCGTTAGCAACCAAGATGGCAAACGCTAATCAGAAAACCCAAGAAGAGGAATTTAACAAGTTTATTGCTTTAACATCAGAAATAGActtgttagaaaaaaatattgaagactGTGATGAAAAGATCCAATTGATTAATGACACCATCATTGCAGCTGTAATGCGAGACCCAAACAATgaggataaaattaaaaacatgtacCAACTAAGAATTGAACACTTTGAAGCAAAAAAGATTGAAAAG ACCAACCGTATTGAGGAGTTAAAAGaagcaaacaattttaaaaaaactgatggTCCTTGTGTGCAAGCAGTTGATGCTATCCTCAACAAGCTCAACATTAAACGCCAAGCTTATTATGGTGGTAGCTTTATTGGAAATCATGTAAATAAAATGCttgag CCTAACAACTTTATCCAAATGTGCAATATACTTCCAATCACTGTCACTAAACTTGGATACAATGGATCAGACATACATGCAGATGCTATTTTACATGCTGAAAACTTTAAACAGCTGTTTTTACATTATTCGAAATGTCACAAAACATTAAATACACGTGAAGTTATGAACCAAGACAAAATTGAAAACTTTGGTAGGTATATTATATAA
- the LOC130636006 gene encoding uncharacterized protein LOC130636006 isoform X2: protein MRGKFPVRTLETLKENLAKFRDSGGNLKNAKFNYNVIDDPLFNIPIDQASLPGLHISLGCFLKFFTMFEDKCHSVDIALATKMANANQKTQEEEFNKFIALTSEIDLLEKNIEDCDEKIQLINDTIIAAVMRDPNNEDKIKNMYQLRIEHFEAKKIEKPNNFIQMCNILPITVTKLGYNGSDIHADAILHAENFKQLFLHYSKCHKTLNTREVMNQDKIENFGRYII, encoded by the exons ATGCGTGGAAAATTTCCTGTAAGAACCCTGGAAACTTTGAAGGAGAATTTAGCAAAATTTAGAGACTCTGGTGGCAATTTGAAGAATGCAAAATTCAACTACAATGTAATTGATGACCCACTTTTTAACATTCCAATTGACCAG GCATCTTTACCTGGACTACACATTTCCTTgggatgttttttaaaattttttacaatgTTTGAAGATAAATGCCACAGTGTGGACATCGCGTTAGCAACCAAGATGGCAAACGCTAATCAGAAAACCCAAGAAGAGGAATTTAACAAGTTTATTGCTTTAACATCAGAAATAGActtgttagaaaaaaatattgaagactGTGATGAAAAGATCCAATTGATTAATGACACCATCATTGCAGCTGTAATGCGAGACCCAAACAATgaggataaaattaaaaacatgtacCAACTAAGAATTGAACACTTTGAAGCAAAAAAGATTGAAAAG CCTAACAACTTTATCCAAATGTGCAATATACTTCCAATCACTGTCACTAAACTTGGATACAATGGATCAGACATACATGCAGATGCTATTTTACATGCTGAAAACTTTAAACAGCTGTTTTTACATTATTCGAAATGTCACAAAACATTAAATACACGTGAAGTTATGAACCAAGACAAAATTGAAAACTTTGGTAGGTATATTATATAA